The Mycolicibacterium flavescens genome has a segment encoding these proteins:
- the mcbR gene encoding transcriptional regulator: MTAPEFAFRPQLAEDVARFVRKRIFDGTYGAGEYVRLEQLAAELGISVTPVREALFELKAEGLLAQQPRRGFVVLPVTGRDLTDVSNVQAYIGGELAARAAANITDDQLRDLKQIQSDLEAAYAAVDDERAVRLNHEFHRAINVAADSPKLAQLMSQITRYAPESVFPVIAGWPEKSNDHHRRLLAALEQHDERLARAEMSEHLAAGAKPLIDHLTERGVVT, from the coding sequence GTGACAGCGCCCGAATTCGCCTTCCGGCCTCAACTCGCCGAGGACGTCGCACGTTTCGTGCGCAAACGCATCTTCGACGGCACCTACGGCGCCGGTGAGTACGTGCGGCTGGAGCAACTGGCCGCCGAACTGGGCATCAGCGTCACCCCGGTCCGCGAGGCGCTGTTCGAGTTGAAGGCCGAAGGGTTACTGGCCCAACAGCCGCGGCGCGGTTTCGTCGTGTTGCCGGTGACGGGCCGCGACCTCACCGACGTGTCGAATGTGCAGGCGTACATCGGTGGTGAGCTCGCGGCGCGTGCCGCGGCCAACATCACCGACGATCAATTGCGCGACCTGAAGCAGATCCAGTCCGACCTGGAAGCGGCGTACGCGGCCGTCGACGACGAGCGGGCGGTACGGCTCAACCACGAATTCCACCGTGCCATCAACGTTGCAGCGGACTCACCCAAGCTGGCCCAGCTGATGTCACAAATCACCCGCTACGCCCCCGAGTCGGTCTTCCCGGTCATCGCGGGCTGGCCGGAGAAGTCGAACGATCACCACCGCAGGCTGCTGGCCGCACTGGAACAGCACGACGAGCGCCTCGCCCGCGCCGAGATGTCTGAACACCTCGCCGCAGGCGCGAAGCCGTTGATCGACCACCTCACAGAGCGAGGCGTGGTCACCTGA